GTCACCAGATTGGCAAGTACTAGCAGGGAACTTGACTGGCAATATCCAGAACTGGGAAGGGTATGAGATATAAGTACTCATGCtgtttttaatagactttattttttagagaagttttaggttcacagcaaaactgagcagaaagtacagagatttctcatatattcCCTGTCCCACATATGCAAATCCTCCACCACTAGCCACATCCCGCACCAgagtggcacatttgttacaatcgatgaacctacaccaacacatcattatcattcaaagtccagagtttacaccggggttcactcttggtgttgaacattctatgggtttggaaaagcatgtaatgacatgtatccaccattagagtatcatacagagtagctgcacagccctaaaaatcctctgtgctccgcctattcatccctccctgccccctgacTCTTGGCAAcaactgatccttttactgtgttcatagttttgccttttccagaatgtcatatcgTTGGAATAATATAGTATGTAGCCTCTTCAGACTGGCTTTTTTGACTTTGCAATATAcgtttaagtttcctccatgtcttttcatggcttaatagatCAATTTCTTTTagcattaaataatattttattacctggacgtaccacagtttattatccattcacctactgaaggataccttggttgcttccaagttttggcaattaggaATAAAGCCGccataaacatccatgtgcaggttttttggtgaacataagttttcaattcctctgggttaaataccaaggagcatgactgctggatcacatggtaagagtATAGTTAGTttgataagaaactgccaaactgtcttccaaagtggctgcaccattctgcacgcccaccagcaatgaatgagagttcctgttgctccacatcctgaCCAGCATGTGGCGTTGTCGGTATTACGGATTTCAGCCGTTCTAATGGGTGTGTAGTAAGtagctcattgttgttttaatttgtagttcCCTAATTACAtttgatgtggagcatcttttcatatgtttatttgccatctgtacacCTTCTTTTgggaggtgtctgttcaggtcttttgctcatttttcagttgggttattcatttccttattgttcagttttaagagttatttgaACAGTTTGGATAATGGTCCATGATCAGATatgtctttttcaaatattttctctcagtctgtggcttgttttttcattctcttgagcAGATACTCTTATACTATTCTGGTGGGAAGTAGTTTTTTAGACAATACggagcaaaatgaaaaatgcatacCTTTTGACCTTgcaattttgtttctaaaaatatttgggaaacatGACCAAAAAGATaggtatataaatgtttattgcaaCATTGTTTGACTTTCAGGAACAGAAACCACCGAAGGCAACAGTGTGTTCCCTTAGCCTGGGGTAGGGAGAGATGTGGATGTATGTATTACACCCCGTGGAAtactatgtagccattaaaaagaaagaatattatggAAAGATCTCAAAGATACATTAACTGGAAAAAGCAAGGTCCAGAACAATCTGTTGAGTAGAATCACATTTTGTAGGTGGGGGGCCTGGAAGGAAGTAGTCAATCTAAGCTCAAGTTTATAAATGCAAGGGGGCACTTGGCAAGAGCACAGAGCAACCCACAGCAGGGGTTTCCTCTGGTGAGGAGATGGAATCAGGACAGTTTTATTCTACACCCTTTcaaactgactttttaaagtttaggTGTTACCTgtgtaaaataaaaccattattttaaaaattatattattgtaTCAAAAGCAagggaagtgaaaaagaaaaaaagaaagaaaatcaaatatctaTTTGTTATCACCATAAAAGCAGAGAGCCATAAGGTCAGGATTCTCAGATTGGATTACATGTGTTTTAATGCAGCTCTAGCCTGTTTTCaagacacacacccacacaaaggGATTGAAAGTTGAAAATAATAGGATggaaaaggcaaatgctaataacAACAAGAAAATGCAGATGGCAGTGTTAATATCAGATTAAACAATATTTAGGGCCAAGTGTATTAAATAGGACAAAGAAggatatttacaataaaaataaataacaacctTGAAGATACAATGATCACAAACCTTTTAAAACTGAATGGCATGGGATAATCCATAAGGCAAACCCTTATAAATTTAAGACAATCTGATAAAACTAAAATCTCAGTTGGCAAATGTAATATACTTGCTTCATATTTGGCAGATCacatagataaaatataattacaaGGATTCAAGGAACTAGCCCGGTACAAGGCACAGAGtagacactcaacaaatatgggtgagtgaatgagaaaaattatttaagagcTGACACTTagataacatttgtttttttttttttttttgataacattTGATTTTATACCAGGCACTTTACTCTCTTAATCCTCCTGGGCACCTTGCGAGACGTGTATGATTAtcgtcccattttacagatgagggagcagaggcacagagagggttgGGAACTTGCCTAAAGGTACTAAGTTGCTGAgttggggtttgaacccaggcaatctaaCTATAGAATCAGAGCTATTTCCCTCTACTGCCTCTGGATATAacttatataaaacaataattaataaGTGAGATTATATAGGTGAATAAGTATATTTGTAACTGTATaatatacaatatgtatataatatataaataaagatgatcttttcttgcttttttcttttattcctagggaatagataaatagatgaatgatAGATAgctaggtagatagatagatatagatgaatCAATCTACTTAGCCACAAGGAAAGTTTAAAGAAATTCCAGAGAGGAGGAATTCTGTATTGTATCATGGCTACATTTTCTGCCACaatacaataaaactaaaaatcagtAACAGAGGGGAACAAAGAAGAATCTTGATTAGTTGCTCATAATTAATCTTAATTGCAAGCAGTTTCTGCCCACTAATGGGCAGAGGTATAGCTCTTGTTTGAGCCCTTGCTTCTACACCAAGGTCCTCAAAGTACCGTCCCCAGACAaacagcatcagtatcacctgggaactccTGAGAAATACACCTAGGGGTCGCACCCAAAACCTACTGAATCAACAACTATTTTGCTGTAACAAGCTCTGCAGTTGATTCTGGTGTATGATAAAGGTTGGGAACCACCGCTCTTTACTACGGTGTCTCCTCTGACACACGGAAAGTTCTGGGGAAGGAGCCAGGGGATGAATGGCAGATGCAGAGCCTCAGCTGAGTCAGAGGAAGCAGCTAGACCTCTCCAGGCATGCTGTCACTCCTCAGTGGTGCTGGATCCTGCAGTGGCTTCACCCTTTGAAGATCTGAGTTATACTTTGTCCCTCACACTCAGCCTGGCATGGGCATCTTGACCATGGTAACTTAGTTCCAGGAGTTTGCCCTGGAGAGGTACCTGGCATACTCCAaagctggaggggagggaagagtcaCCTACACACTTCAGGATGAGGAGCCTCTTGGGCGGGTAGGAAGGCTGGGCACACATCTCTCTGGGGTCCCCTGGGATCAGGATAGGGCTGTTGACGGCAGGAGGCACAGGACTGGCCAGAGGGGGCTAGGGAAACTGGTCCATACTTGGAGGGAGATCCACATAGCCCTCAAACTCTGGCTTTAGAGGGCCAAGGATGCAGGGAGCCCATCACCCAGTCCAGGACAGAAGTAGGGGTTCTGGTCTGAGGGGAGGCCCAGAGCAGGGGCCTGGGAGGCAGATGGGGCCCCTATGGGCAAAGTGAACATCAGATCTGCAGTGGTGACGTAACCAGTGGCCACAGTGCCTTCCTCAGGACCCCGAGAGCCAGTGGGCAGACCTGGGGGGGCCCTGTCCTTCGGGCCTTGACCACCCACCATCACCCCAGGCTCAGGAGGGGCAGGGCCTGCCCCTGACTCCAGGGAAGGGCTCTCCTCGGTGCCTGGGCTGGACCTCAGGTCCGCATCCCGGGCTTTGCCCGGCCCCATCACCTGGGCCAGTGGGACCAGCTGCACCTGCCCCGCTGTGGGCAGACACAGGTACTCCAGGGACTCTGGGGGCTGCACTTCCTGCTCACGCCTGTCCGTAGGGGCCCCTGCTGGCCCACGATGTCAGGCAGGGAGCGGCTGTGGGGCGGCCCCAGGTAGGGGCCATTGAAATCAAAGCCGGAAGCCTGGCTCTCAGGCCTGCTCAAGGGGGTGGCCAGCTCTGGCGGGGGCCGGGGCGGCTGCTCCGTGGGGAGGTCCGAGGTGACCAGAGTCATGTCAGGCTCAGGTGATGAGTCACAGGCATCTTTAGGGTCCTCTGTGGTGAAAGGTGACACCTCACTGTGCCTGAAGTCTACAGGGGACACCCTGTGGGGAGAACAAGGGCAGGGACATCGGCACCACCCTGGACAGATGCCTCAGCTTGTGCACAGGGAGCCCTGGGGTGGGATGGAGGCCGGGCTCCCCCCAGAGCTCACAGAAAACGCAGAGCAGGGTGAGGGAGCCGGCCCGGAACAGGCAACGGGCGCTCCTTCAGCCTCCCTGTGGGTCTCCCCCTCCAGCCTCCATGCTCTCCTTCAAGGTCACGCTCTGCCAGCTgtggcccctcccacctcccgcTCCTTGCCGTCACCCAGCGTCAGCGCCCAGCCTGGGCCCGGCCATGCCCTCGGCCTTCACCTGCCCCACCTGCGGGTGAGTGGTGAGCCGGCCGCTCAGGTGCTGAGGCCACGAGGTTTCGCAGATCCTCTGCCACCCAGTGGGGCCGCGGCAGCGTGGCGTCTCCCTGGGCAGCAGGGCCGGGGGAGGTCATCTGCCCCAGTCTCCTGCTTCTGGCCCCGACCCGCCCTAAGCTGGGAATCGGGAAGCTCTTCCCTCCATCCAGCCGGGGCACCTCTTGCTTTAGTGCAGCCAGCCTCCAAGGACCTGTTCCTGTTGAGCCCCAGGCCGAGGCCGCCTCCCCCGAGCCCCCGATGTGCAGGAGGGAACCACCGTCCCACCTCCCAGGGATCCCTCGCCCGACACTCACCCCTCCGGCTGAGGGCAGCTGCCACCCCAGAGCCCCCTGTGTGCGTGGCTCCCGCTGCCGACGACGCACATGCTGTGTGGGAGCCGGAGACCGGCGTGCCCGTTCTGGGGGGAGAGAGGGCGTTTGTGCCTGTGCGGTGGGGGCACCCCAGGAggtgaggtgggggcagggccttGAGGGTGGCGAGGGTTCGGGAGCCCCCAGACGTGGCGGCATCTCAGCATGGGCAGGACCGACCACGCCCTCCTGACACCAGGAACACAAGGCCAGAGAGGGGCTGGGACTTCGCAGGGGCCCTGGGACATCAAGGACGGGCAGCCTGTTCCCACGAGGACGCCCATCTGGGCTGTCCCTGTCTCCATGCTCACCCCTAGTCTCCTCCGCACTGGCCGTGAGACCCTCCCAAGGCagtcctggccctgcctgcctgACCAAAGGGCTCCCGCTACCCACGTGCCGGCGCCCTCCCCGGGGTCCTCTCAGCCTCCCGTGCTGCGCCCCAGACTCACCGCCCACGCCCCTCAGGTCCCTTCTCCAAGGAGTCTTGTCTCCACCCTCCACTCGCCTTCTGCCAGCAGTGGCCTCTCCCACCTGCCACCACCCTCCATCCTCCAGAGCTCAGCGCTGCTGTCCTGTCCTGGGGAAGCCACGTGGCTTCCCACCATCCCCCCTGCCCCCGATGTGACTAAGGCTCTCCTTGCGCCACCCTGGGTCCTGGCAACCCCACGCCAACCCTCTCTGCTGCTCCACGGGAGTCCCCGCGGGTGGGGTACCCTGTGCATCGGGGGGGCCCAGGGGATCGCGGTGCTGGGCTTGCATGGGCCGGCCCGGCTCTTAGAgcttcccagcccctgccctggccacATACCACCCCTACTCAGGGCCCACCGGAAGGGGAGGAGGACACGGGCTTGGGGACGTGGGCGCAGGAGAACAGGGGTCCGACAGCTCCGCCGCCCTCACAGCCTGCCCCTACCTGGAACAGGTGGCTCTTGCTGGGGCTGGGGATTTTCTCCTCCCACTTCTGGTTCAGACTGGAAAGACAGCAGGGAGGTGACCGCTGCCCAAGACCTCAGGGCAGCTGCCTCGTGCTCATGTACTGAGGTGAAACTAAAGCCCAGGGAGAGGGCAGCTTTGACCAAGGCCCCACAGGGTGTGAGTTGCAGAGCAGAGAGTGGAGAAAGTCAGCTGTGGGGTCCCTGGTATCGTCTGGGGCCCTGGGTAGCGCCCTCCCCCATCTTGGAGTCGCCTTACCTGTACCTGTAGATGCCACAGAAGCTCAGGGACACGAGCAGGATCAAGGTGCTGATGACCAGGATGA
The genomic region above belongs to Balaenoptera musculus isolate JJ_BM4_2016_0621 chromosome 10, mBalMus1.pri.v3, whole genome shotgun sequence and contains:
- the LOC118902814 gene encoding LOW QUALITY PROTEIN: cytokine receptor common subunit beta-like (The sequence of the model RefSeq protein was modified relative to this genomic sequence to represent the inferred CDS: inserted 2 bases in 2 codons; substituted 1 base at 1 genomic stop codon), whose protein sequence is MGVRFKVGVQPPAPKDLNIRAAGDGFLLSWSVAHGGSQSHWLSSLEFEVVYRRLQDSWEDAPTIYSSSSRAILGPEHLMPSSTYVARVRTRLAPGSGLSGRPSQWSTEVRWASQPGNESQPQNLQCFFDGAALLSCSWEVRSEVASSVFFTLFYKSGPSAREEECSPVQTEETSSPYVRHCCQIPVPDPRNHSQYIVSVRPKEEEKLIKSSDNIQVACLTLSVTKGRGGYTLHWKEGKMNYEHIACIFQVQYKKEAASWEEAKTEDFQNAHSMCLPPLEPATRYQARVRVKPDPRGYNGIWSEWSEESSWDTEWVLSMWVLALILVISTLILLVSLSFCGIYRYSLNQKWEEKIPSPSKSHLFQNGHAGLRLPHSMCVVGSGSHAHRGLWGGSCPQPEGVSPVDFRHSEVSPFTTEDPKDACDSSPEPDMTLVTSDLPTEQPPRPPPELATPLSRPESQASGFDFNGPYLGPPHSRSLPDIVGQQGPLRTGVSRKXQPPESLEYLCLPTAGQVQLVPLAQVMGPGKARDADLRSSPGTEESPSLESGAGPAPPEPGVMVGGQGPKDRAPPGLPTGSRGPEEGTVATGYVTTADLMFTLPIGAPSASQAPALGLPSDQNPYFCPGLGDGLPASXGPLKPEFEGYVDLPPSMDQFPXPPLASPVPPAVNSPILIPGDPREMCAQPSYPPKRLLILKCVGDSSLPSSFGVCQVPLQGKLLELSYHGQDAHARLSVRDKV